The window CAGTATGTCAAATTCTCAATAGCATTAGCTGCTTGGTTTGACCATTGGTCATGGGGTTGACGAACTGACACGCAGCAATTAATGGTTCATGTTTGGCAGGTGAGAGATTGAGGAGATGGACATGATCGgcatggcgtcgccggcggaaagccccggcggcggcggcacggccagGCCGAGCAGGTACGAGTCGCAGAAGCGGCGGGACTGGCAGACGTTCGGGCAGTATCTGCGCAaccaccggccgccgctggAGCTCTCCCGGTGCAGCGGCGCGCACGTGCTGGAGTTCCTCCGGTACCTGGACCAGTTCGGGAAGACGAAGGTGCACGCCCATGGCTGCCCCTTCTTCGGccacccctcgccgccggcgccgtgcccCTGCCCGCTCCGCCAGGCGTGGGGCAGCCTCGACGCCCTcgtcggccgcctccgcgccgccttcGAGGAGCACGGCGGCCGCCCTGAGTCCAACCCCTTcggcgcccgcgccgtccgccTCTACCTCCGCGACATCCGCGACACGCAGTCCAAGGCCCGCGGCATCGCCTACGAGAAGAAGCGCCgcaagcgcgccgccgcctcccacaccaagcagaagcagcagcagcagcagctggtggaacaggcggtggcgccgcccgccgccgccgccgccgccgcggcgctgccggacatggagacgacgacgacgacgaccacggtgCCGCACTTCTTGTTCCCGGCGCACTTCCTCCACGGCCACTACTTCCTGGCACCGGCCGGCGAgcagcccggcggcggcgacgtcgcggcGTCGACGGGCGGCGCTGCCGGTGctcccagcggcggcggcggggaggacctggtgctggccatggcggcggcggcggcggccgccgaggCGCACGCCGCCGGCTGCATGATGCCACTGTCGGTGTTCAACTAGCTCCTCCATCGATCTCCATTAATCCTTAAGCTTACGCAGCTTTTGCAAATGCATTATGGCGATGGGCCAGCCTCATCGCCATTTGATCATATCAAATTGCTCGCAAATGCAAATTTGCATGGATGCGTGGTGATTTGCATTTGCTTTGGGATTAATTCGGAGGttttatatataattagctAGTGCATGCACACGCACGTAATTTGCATGGTTTTTTTTTGTACGAAATGTTTGTAGTAAAATTTTAGGTTAATTTAGTTATAAACTGTCACTAAGCTAGCGGCAAGATGGTCAGCTGTTGGGGCGCATGTTAATTATCTTCATGGCTTTGAAGTGacttttaattaattaaggactggtCAACGAAATGCCAATgtaaattaatcaattaaatcTTATATATCCAGCGTTGATCCCACACGTACAAGTTTGTATGTATTGTATGCATTCCAAGAACTGCAATTTCGTAACTTTTACTAGTTGTCTTCAACTTAAATTGATGGGTGTTGCATCATTAATAACCTTACTCATTTTTTTCCGTTACACAATTTTACTCTATCTTTTCCCTCAACACAATTGATATTTAAATTTAGACCTATTATACTTTCTTCCAAACATTATAAATACCAAAAATTATCCCATGTTActcatttattttaaaattctcTATATGGTGACAAGTTCTTGGGAACAGAGAAGTACTGCTGTATACCTCCGTcactgtctcaaaatataatgatTTGGCTTGCATAATTTACTACTAGCTCAACCAATCACGCAACAATCAATCCTTCATTTAATTTCATAAATTTTCTTAATTAGGATGTGATCGTTGCAAACAGATAGAGAGAAGAAATCTCTCGTTCTTCACGTGCAAGCTTCACAAGCTACTAaacaatgtttttttaaaaaaaatctataagaaaatcactttaaaaattatataaatcaaAATTTACTCAATTTTCTTGTTTCTTCTCATATCAAACATATCCATAATTAATTACCATGAAAAACATTAGTAGTGCATGTATTTTACTTATCCCATCCAAGTGAGCTTCATTTTcagtactctctccgtactaaaataagtgcagttttataCTATTCACAATTTTatactattcacgttcaacgtttgactgttcgtcttatttgaaaaaaaaattatgattagtatttttattgctattagatgataaaacatgaatagtactttatatgtgattaaatatttttaaatttttcataaatttttttaataagacgaatggtcaaatgttgggcaCTGATATCCACGGCTGCATTTATTTTAGGAGGAAGGTAGTACTTGCCACTGCATGCATTGACCTCCAGCACCAAAGCAGCTGTACTGGTAGCTAGCTAGAGCTTGGTCATAAAAGCAGGAGAAATCCAGGAAAGATTAGGCAAAGTACAGACCACCTAAAGTCAAGCATTTCTCACTATGCCTCCATCGAGCAATCAGATCAACGACTGATGGATCAGCATAGAGCACcttgatgagatgagatgagaaagAGAAGTTTGATCGAGACTAGACCGACGATGGACGTTGTGTGGTGTGCGTGTGTACAGTGTACACAGCGCGTGATgtttgaagatgaagattattGTGGTAATAactgtgattaattgagttttaattattataaaaaaaagattaatcttatatttaaaacaacttttatatagaaaacaactttcatataaaaaaattttcacACTCTGTTTAGCAATTAGAAAAACGTGTCACTCTTATCTAAAAGTTTATTCAGTTTTTATTGGAGAAAAAACAGCACCAGCATTGCGACGACCATTCCTGTCGTTACTGACGAAACTGAAGATGAAAAGAATGGGGTTagtcaatcgatcgatcgatcgatagacATGGCTTGTTGAAAGGTTGCCCATAGACCATAGACCATGGGAGTGAGTAGCCTCTGTGTGGCCGGTGATGGAACAGCCATTGATCAGCCATGGGAgtcagtgtgtgtgtgtctgtTGATCTCATGTGCAACAGTACTTTGCTCCTTTTGCTTTTGTGCCGATGGACTTGCACAACGCATAGTGAAGTGTACCCTTTGTTATTGTTGTGCACAGTCAATGGGATTTGCATTTGAATGGGTGGTGGATTTGGGCGATTGATTGattgaggccctgtttagtttcgcacttttagcgtgtcacatagatatacatatactcctatatatttaaagtattaaacgtggactaataataaaataaattacagattctgcctataaattgcgagacgaatttattaagtctaattaatcagccattaacaaatatttattgtagcgcCACtacaattaggtttaaaagatccgtctcacaatttacacgcaatctgtgtaattaggtttttttatatttaatactctatgtatgtgtttaaacattcgatgtatgcatgtgtttaaacattcgatgtgacatggtgaaaagtttttgtttgggaactaaacggtGCCTGAATGAATATATACAACCTTTACCATTCATGGTCAGGTGATTCGAATTTGAGGAATTTTTAGTCATCTAGCCCTGGCCATGGTGGTTTATATGGCAGGGTGAGGGCATCTCGCCACCGCTCGACTTCA of the Oryza sativa Japonica Group chromosome 2, ASM3414082v1 genome contains:
- the LOC4328416 gene encoding protein G1-like1 encodes the protein MDMIGMASPAESPGGGGTARPSRYESQKRRDWQTFGQYLRNHRPPLELSRCSGAHVLEFLRYLDQFGKTKVHAHGCPFFGHPSPPAPCPCPLRQAWGSLDALVGRLRAAFEEHGGRPESNPFGARAVRLYLRDIRDTQSKARGIAYEKKRRKRAAASHTKQKQQQQQLVEQAVAPPAAAAAAAALPDMETTTTTTTVPHFLFPAHFLHGHYFLAPAGEQPGGGDVAASTGGAAGAPSGGGGEDLVLAMAAAAAAAEAHAAGCMMPLSVFN